The Streptomonospora litoralis genome window below encodes:
- a CDS encoding TetR/AcrR family transcriptional regulator: MSSGRRTRQREQTRSALLEQGRRLFAAKGYAGVGLAEIVGAAGVTKGALYHQFDGKTELFGAVHARIQQEVAAQVAAAAQRRHDPWEQLLAGCRAFLEASTAPAVQRIMLVDGPAVLGWREWRAVDEAASARHLADALESLIAAGTIAPQPVAPLTHLLSGAMNEAALWLADTAAPGDLDATWNALARMLESLRGQ, encoded by the coding sequence GTGTCCAGCGGACGCAGGACCCGCCAGCGCGAACAGACCCGCAGCGCGCTGCTGGAACAGGGGCGGCGGCTGTTCGCCGCCAAGGGCTACGCCGGGGTGGGCCTGGCCGAGATCGTCGGCGCGGCCGGTGTCACCAAAGGCGCCCTCTACCACCAGTTCGACGGCAAGACCGAGCTTTTTGGCGCCGTACACGCCCGCATCCAGCAGGAGGTCGCCGCGCAGGTGGCCGCGGCCGCCCAGAGGCGCCACGACCCCTGGGAGCAGCTGCTGGCCGGATGCCGGGCCTTCTTGGAGGCGAGCACAGCGCCGGCGGTGCAGCGCATCATGCTCGTGGACGGCCCGGCGGTCCTGGGCTGGCGCGAGTGGCGCGCCGTGGACGAGGCCGCCTCGGCCCGGCACCTGGCCGACGCGCTGGAATCCCTCATCGCCGCGGGAACCATCGCCCCCCAGCCGGTCGCGCCACTGACGCACCTGCTCTCCGGCGCGATGAACGAAGCGGCCCTGTGGCTGGCCGACACCGCAGCCCCCGGCGATCTCGACGCCACCTGGAACGCGCTCGCCCGCATGCTGGAGTCCCTGCGCGGCCAATGA
- a CDS encoding Gfo/Idh/MocA family protein: MPDDTSPQPPVRWGILGTGKIAQRFVTGLRAVDDAEVVAVGSRSEETARRFADTWDIPRAHGDYADLAADTGVDVVYVATPHNVHHRATLMCLEAGRHVLCEKPLAVNAAEAAEMVDAAKRRGRFLMEGMWTRFAPAMAEVRKLLADGAIGEVRMVTATIGGRMDYDPQGRLFAPELAGGALLDVGVYPVAFASMFLGEFTGIQAQAHKAPTGVDAQVAMSVTGRNGVLGVLGCSIEAPIPRRADIVGTGGSIALTDWFCPTGFVLRRAGAEPEEFSFPHRANGFEYEVMEVHRRLREQALESPLMPWAESLRIAEALDAVRADIGVTYPGEGG, encoded by the coding sequence GTGCCTGACGACACCTCTCCCCAACCCCCCGTGCGGTGGGGCATCCTCGGAACCGGCAAGATCGCCCAGCGCTTCGTCACCGGTCTGCGCGCCGTCGACGACGCCGAGGTCGTCGCCGTCGGATCGCGCAGCGAGGAGACCGCCCGCCGCTTCGCCGACACCTGGGACATCCCCCGCGCCCACGGCGACTACGCCGACCTCGCCGCCGACACCGGGGTCGACGTCGTCTACGTCGCCACACCCCACAACGTCCACCACCGGGCCACCCTGATGTGCCTGGAGGCCGGCCGCCACGTGCTGTGCGAGAAGCCGCTGGCCGTCAACGCCGCCGAGGCCGCCGAAATGGTCGACGCCGCGAAGCGCCGCGGCCGCTTCCTGATGGAGGGGATGTGGACCCGCTTCGCCCCCGCCATGGCCGAGGTGCGCAAGCTCCTCGCCGACGGCGCGATCGGCGAGGTCCGCATGGTCACGGCCACCATCGGCGGGCGCATGGACTACGACCCGCAGGGGCGGCTGTTCGCACCCGAGCTGGCCGGGGGAGCGCTGCTGGACGTCGGGGTCTACCCGGTGGCCTTCGCCTCGATGTTCCTGGGGGAGTTCACCGGCATCCAGGCCCAGGCGCACAAGGCGCCCACCGGTGTCGACGCGCAGGTGGCGATGTCGGTGACCGGCCGCAACGGGGTGCTGGGCGTGCTGGGCTGCTCGATCGAGGCGCCCATCCCGCGCCGCGCCGACATCGTGGGCACCGGCGGCAGTATCGCGCTGACCGACTGGTTCTGCCCGACCGGGTTCGTGCTGCGCCGCGCGGGCGCCGAGCCCGAGGAGTTCTCCTTCCCGCACCGGGCCAACGGCTTCGAGTACGAGGTGATGGAGGTGCACCGGCGCCTGCGCGAGCAGGCCCTGGAAAGCCCGCTGATGCCCTGGGCCGAGAGCCTGCGCATCGCCGAGGCCCTGGACGCGGTGCGCGCCGACATCGGCGTCACCTACCCCGGCGAGGGCGGTTAG
- a CDS encoding MOSC domain-containing protein, with the protein MLRIDSLLCYPVKGCAGVALSEARMEAAGLRHDRAFMVVDVAGVFRSQRRDPRLAVIRPEITAGGARLVLRAAGHGAVGVSVDSGGPRRPVELFGTAYTAIDQGDEPAAWLSAVLGASSRLVRVPPEHARATGGLTPGTSGFADSCAVLAVSRASLR; encoded by the coding sequence GTGCTGCGTATCGACTCCCTGCTGTGCTACCCGGTCAAAGGCTGCGCAGGTGTGGCGCTGAGCGAGGCCCGCATGGAGGCGGCGGGATTGCGCCACGACCGGGCGTTCATGGTCGTCGATGTGGCCGGCGTCTTCCGCAGCCAGCGCCGCGACCCCCGCCTTGCGGTGATCCGCCCCGAGATCACCGCCGGGGGTGCACGCCTGGTGCTGCGCGCCGCCGGCCACGGCGCGGTGGGGGTCTCCGTCGACAGCGGGGGTCCGCGGCGCCCGGTCGAGCTGTTCGGTACCGCCTACACCGCAATCGACCAGGGTGATGAGCCCGCCGCGTGGCTCAGCGCCGTGCTGGGTGCCTCCAGCCGCCTGGTGCGCGTGCCGCCCGAGCACGCGCGGGCGACCGGTGGGCTGACGCCGGGTACCTCCGGCTTCGCCGACAGCTGCGCTGTGCTTGCCGTCTCGCGTGCGTCGCTGCGCTAA
- a CDS encoding PIG-L deacetylase family protein: protein MTEQLAPMPADWQRALAVVAHPDDLEYGAAAAVAAWTDGGREVAYVLATRGEAGIATMEPAQAAAVREREQRASAAVVGVSAVEFLDHRDGVIEYGPALRRDVAAAIRRHRPELVVTLNHHDTFGHTAWNTPDHRAVGRAVLDAAADAGNRWIFSELAEQGLAPWEGVRWVAVAGSPRPTHAVDAGPGMERAVESLLAHRAYIGALTETDPEDYVRGFLTSMTDSAAEHFGNRPAVAFELFPR from the coding sequence GTGACCGAGCAGCTCGCGCCCATGCCCGCCGACTGGCAGCGCGCCCTCGCCGTCGTCGCCCACCCCGACGACCTGGAGTACGGCGCGGCCGCGGCCGTGGCCGCCTGGACCGACGGGGGACGCGAAGTCGCCTACGTGCTGGCCACGCGCGGCGAGGCCGGCATCGCGACCATGGAGCCCGCCCAGGCCGCCGCGGTGCGCGAACGCGAGCAGCGCGCAAGCGCCGCCGTGGTCGGCGTGTCCGCGGTCGAGTTCCTCGACCACCGCGACGGGGTCATCGAGTACGGCCCCGCGCTGCGCCGCGACGTGGCCGCCGCCATCCGCCGCCACCGCCCCGAACTGGTCGTCACCCTCAACCACCACGACACCTTCGGCCACACCGCCTGGAACACCCCCGACCACAGGGCCGTGGGCCGGGCCGTGCTCGACGCCGCCGCCGACGCGGGCAACCGGTGGATCTTTTCCGAACTGGCCGAGCAGGGCCTCGCCCCCTGGGAGGGCGTGCGGTGGGTGGCCGTGGCCGGATCGCCCCGGCCCACCCACGCCGTCGACGCCGGTCCCGGCATGGAGCGGGCGGTGGAGTCGCTGCTGGCCCACCGCGCCTACATCGGCGCCCTGACCGAGACCGACCCCGAAGACTACGTGCGCGGCTTCCTCACCTCGATGACCGACTCCGCCGCCGAACACTTCGGCAACCGACCCGCGGTCGCCTTCGAACTGTTCCCCCGCTAG
- a CDS encoding dicarboxylate/amino acid:cation symporter has protein sequence MADRVSRPSLWRRYLDFPLIWKLAVGLVAGAAVGLIVGEPAAALQPLGDVFLRLLQMLVMPLVLVTLIAGVSAITPARLGGIGLKVLVFYLVTSALAITVGLVLALAVSPGAGLAAPGQSGEEPEPAPPVGETLLGIIPENPFAALAEGNVLAVMFAAIAAGIALAFMRSSSDERIRGLGELLRRGVDAGVELVFLIVRGVLQYAPIGVFALIAAVMAETGVEALLPLAKLTGVVYGGVAVQIGVYVGLLALFRVGLRRFFGAARDPMVMAFATRSSSGTLPVSTRAARRMGVDEGVYSFTLPLGATVNMDGTAIYVGAATVFVANVAGVELTLAQLLMVVLVGVLASIGTAGVPGAGLIMLSLAVSQAGLPFAPVALVAGIDAILDMVRTMCNVTGDLSATRIIAGTERGMVHEPDEDGPAESEPGAGADSAEPPAAPAGGHRQQPS, from the coding sequence GTCGGCGAGCCCGCCGCCGCGCTGCAGCCGTTGGGCGACGTGTTCCTGCGGTTGCTGCAGATGCTGGTCATGCCGCTGGTGCTGGTGACCCTCATCGCCGGGGTCTCGGCGATCACCCCGGCCCGGCTGGGCGGCATCGGGCTGAAAGTGCTCGTGTTCTACCTGGTCACCTCGGCGCTGGCGATCACCGTCGGGCTGGTGCTGGCGCTGGCCGTCTCCCCGGGCGCCGGGCTGGCCGCACCCGGCCAGTCCGGTGAGGAGCCCGAACCGGCGCCGCCGGTGGGCGAGACCCTGCTGGGCATCATCCCCGAGAACCCCTTCGCCGCCCTGGCCGAAGGCAACGTGCTGGCGGTGATGTTCGCGGCGATCGCGGCCGGCATCGCGCTGGCGTTCATGCGCAGCAGCTCCGATGAGCGCATCCGCGGCCTGGGCGAGCTGCTGCGCCGCGGTGTGGACGCCGGGGTGGAGCTGGTGTTTCTGATCGTGCGCGGGGTGCTGCAGTATGCCCCCATCGGCGTGTTCGCGCTGATCGCCGCGGTGATGGCCGAGACCGGGGTCGAGGCGCTGCTGCCGCTGGCCAAGCTCACCGGCGTGGTCTACGGCGGGGTGGCCGTGCAGATCGGCGTCTATGTGGGGCTGTTGGCGCTGTTCCGCGTCGGGCTGCGCCGGTTCTTCGGCGCCGCGCGCGATCCTATGGTCATGGCGTTCGCCACCCGCTCCAGCAGCGGCACCCTGCCGGTGTCCACCCGGGCCGCGCGGCGCATGGGCGTCGACGAGGGCGTCTACAGCTTCACGCTGCCGCTGGGGGCGACCGTCAACATGGACGGCACCGCGATCTATGTGGGCGCGGCCACGGTTTTCGTCGCCAACGTCGCCGGGGTCGAGCTGACACTGGCCCAGTTGCTGATGGTGGTGCTGGTGGGGGTGCTGGCCTCGATCGGCACGGCGGGTGTGCCCGGCGCCGGGCTGATCATGCTGTCGCTGGCGGTCTCCCAGGCCGGGCTGCCGTTCGCGCCGGTGGCGCTGGTGGCCGGCATCGACGCGATCCTGGACATGGTGCGCACCATGTGCAACGTGACGGGGGATCTCAGTGCGACCCGCATCATCGCCGGCACCGAGCGCGGCATGGTCCACGAGCCGGATGAGGACGGTCCAGCCGAGTCGGAACCCGGCGCCGGGGCCGATTCCGCGGAGCCGCCGGCGGCCCCTGCGGGCGGGCACCGGCAGCAGCCGTCCTAG
- a CDS encoding MOSC domain-containing protein: MPMSRFRPNIVLDGDAEPHVEDGMRAVGIGGAELGYAKPAIRCAVTTVDQDTGAKAGPEPLTTLARYRRAPRGGVAFGAEFAVVRPGKISVGDEVAVTAWDEPEV; this comes from the coding sequence GTGCCGATGAGCCGGTTCCGGCCCAATATCGTCCTCGACGGGGACGCGGAGCCCCACGTCGAGGACGGCATGCGGGCGGTGGGCATCGGCGGCGCCGAGCTGGGTTACGCCAAGCCCGCCATCCGCTGCGCGGTGACCACCGTCGACCAGGACACCGGCGCCAAGGCGGGCCCGGAGCCGCTGACGACACTGGCCCGCTACCGGCGCGCACCCCGGGGCGGTGTGGCCTTCGGAGCCGAGTTCGCCGTGGTGCGCCCGGGCAAGATATCGGTGGGCGACGAAGTGGCCGTGACCGCCTGGGACGAGCCGGAGGTGTGA
- the pdxR gene encoding MocR-like pyridoxine biosynthesis transcription factor PdxR — MNRSNRQSPEGSITPGADFLQLDAADAPRGGLSDWLAARLRGAVADGRLPVGSRLPATRVLAAELGVSRGVVTEAYQRLGEDGHIAGRGRAGTVVVAAPVAAAAPTDTRLDARPGPARSPFAAAPGDDAFDELRAAPARLDLAPGVPDLAAFPRTAWLRAERAVLDGLSAADLGYGDPRGAWALRSAVADWLARNRGIRTRPHDVVVVAGVAQALTLLAPVLRRAGADAVAVEEPGSLGARRHLMHAGLQTPPVAVDGQGLRIDELHASGAPAALLTPAHQFPTGVVLSGRRRRELARWAGQGGLIVEDDYDAEHRYGRPPVPAVQAMLPESTCYTGSISKLLAPALRVGWMLVPERHHEALVAAKRFAALGNAVLPQLVLARLMASGELERHLRMLRRRHRRRRDASVAAIAEHLPGARVHGAAAGLHLLVTFDDAAFSDTELAAAALEEGVKVHPLSWHTQTQGAPPGLVLGYAARTPSELAEGAAVLARALARLR, encoded by the coding sequence GTGAACAGGTCCAATCGGCAATCCCCTGAGGGGTCCATAACGCCCGGAGCGGACTTCCTGCAGCTGGACGCCGCCGACGCGCCCCGCGGCGGCCTGTCGGACTGGCTGGCCGCCCGCCTGCGCGGCGCCGTCGCCGACGGCCGCCTGCCCGTGGGCAGCCGCCTGCCGGCCACCCGCGTGCTGGCGGCCGAACTCGGCGTTTCGCGCGGCGTGGTCACCGAGGCCTACCAGCGCCTGGGCGAGGACGGCCACATCGCCGGGCGCGGGCGCGCCGGCACCGTGGTGGTCGCCGCCCCCGTCGCAGCGGCGGCCCCCACCGACACCCGGCTCGACGCCCGCCCCGGCCCGGCACGCAGCCCCTTCGCGGCTGCGCCCGGCGACGACGCCTTCGACGAGCTGCGCGCGGCCCCGGCCCGCCTGGACCTCGCACCCGGTGTGCCCGACCTGGCCGCCTTCCCCCGCACCGCGTGGCTGCGCGCCGAGCGGGCTGTCCTAGACGGGCTCTCCGCGGCCGACCTGGGCTACGGCGACCCGCGCGGCGCCTGGGCACTGCGAAGCGCCGTCGCCGACTGGCTCGCCCGCAACCGCGGGATCCGCACCCGCCCCCACGACGTGGTCGTGGTGGCCGGGGTGGCCCAGGCGCTGACGCTGCTCGCGCCGGTACTGCGCCGGGCGGGAGCGGACGCGGTGGCGGTCGAGGAGCCCGGATCGCTGGGCGCCCGCCGCCACCTGATGCACGCGGGGCTGCAGACACCACCGGTGGCCGTCGACGGCCAGGGCCTGCGCATCGACGAACTGCACGCCTCCGGCGCGCCCGCCGCCCTGCTCACCCCGGCCCACCAGTTCCCCACCGGTGTGGTGCTCAGCGGCCGGCGCCGCCGCGAACTGGCCCGCTGGGCGGGCCAAGGCGGCCTGATTGTGGAGGACGACTACGACGCCGAGCACCGCTACGGCCGCCCCCCGGTGCCGGCGGTGCAGGCGATGCTGCCCGAAAGCACCTGCTACACGGGCAGCATCTCCAAGCTGCTGGCTCCGGCGCTGCGCGTGGGCTGGATGCTGGTGCCCGAGCGCCACCACGAGGCGCTGGTGGCGGCCAAGCGCTTCGCCGCCCTGGGCAACGCGGTGCTGCCGCAACTGGTACTGGCGCGGCTGATGGCCTCCGGCGAACTGGAGCGCCACCTGCGCATGCTGCGCCGCCGCCACCGCCGGCGCCGCGACGCCTCCGTCGCCGCGATCGCCGAGCACCTGCCCGGCGCCCGCGTCCACGGCGCCGCGGCCGGGCTGCACCTGCTGGTGACCTTCGACGACGCCGCGTTCAGCGACACCGAACTGGCCGCGGCCGCGCTGGAAGAGGGCGTCAAAGTGCACCCGCTGTCCTGGCACACCCAAACCCAGGGCGCACCACCCGGCCTCGTGCTGGGCTATGCCGCCCGCACACCCTCCGAACTCGCCGAAGGCGCGGCGGTGCTGGCCCGGGCGCTGGCGCGGCTGCGCTGA
- a CDS encoding phytanoyl-CoA dioxygenase family protein, translating to MLTDDQVEDFVRDGFVRLPRAVPRPVADQCRAELWQATGCDPDDPATWTDPVVRIPGLSTRPFREAANTPELHAAYDRLAGKGRWQAPPGLGTFPVRFPSREAPGDDGWHLDASGVTDERGGPRVTLRSHGRALLMLFLFSEVTEVDAPTRIRLGSHFDVPPLLADSPEETGRDWLELCGQAVPAGADRPERLATGRPGDVFLCHPFLIHAAQPHRGAAPRFIAQPPLVPTGPLELESAAPTPVERAVREALGCG from the coding sequence ATGCTTACCGACGACCAGGTCGAGGATTTCGTGCGCGACGGATTCGTGCGCCTTCCCCGCGCCGTGCCGCGGCCGGTGGCCGACCAGTGCCGTGCCGAACTGTGGCAGGCCACCGGGTGCGACCCCGACGATCCCGCCACCTGGACGGATCCCGTGGTGCGCATCCCGGGACTGTCCACCCGGCCCTTCCGCGAGGCCGCCAACACCCCCGAATTGCACGCGGCCTACGACCGCCTCGCCGGCAAGGGCCGCTGGCAGGCGCCGCCGGGGTTGGGCACCTTCCCGGTGCGTTTTCCCAGCCGCGAGGCGCCCGGCGACGACGGGTGGCACCTCGATGCCAGCGGCGTCACCGACGAGCGGGGCGGCCCTCGGGTGACGCTGCGCTCCCACGGCCGGGCGCTGCTGATGCTGTTCCTGTTCTCCGAGGTCACCGAGGTGGACGCGCCCACGCGCATCCGCCTCGGCTCCCACTTCGACGTCCCGCCGCTGCTGGCCGACTCCCCTGAGGAGACCGGGCGGGACTGGTTGGAGCTGTGCGGGCAGGCCGTGCCGGCCGGCGCCGATCGGCCGGAGCGGCTCGCCACCGGCCGGCCGGGCGACGTGTTCCTGTGCCATCCCTTCCTCATCCACGCCGCCCAGCCCCACCGCGGCGCCGCTCCCCGGTTCATCGCCCAGCCGCCGCTGGTGCCCACCGGCCCCCTGGAGCTGGAGTCGGCGGCGCCGACCCCGGTGGAGCGGGCGGTGCGCGAGGCGCTGGGGTGCGGCTGA
- a CDS encoding VOC family protein, with the protein MTLTSFYPVLCTDRIARSRDFYTRYLDFTVTFEADWYVSLRRDTGPGYELALLDSGHPTLPEPYRRPVQGMLLNFEVADVDAEWRRLVETEGLRPELGLRSEDFGQRHFILADPNGVLIDVITPVAPSPEFAAHYTGS; encoded by the coding sequence ATGACGCTCACCAGCTTCTACCCGGTGCTGTGCACCGACCGGATCGCCCGGTCCCGCGACTTCTACACCCGCTATCTCGACTTCACGGTGACCTTCGAGGCCGACTGGTACGTCAGCCTGCGCCGCGACACCGGGCCCGGATACGAACTGGCTCTGCTCGACAGCGGCCACCCGACGCTGCCCGAGCCCTACCGCAGGCCCGTGCAGGGGATGCTGCTCAACTTCGAGGTCGCCGACGTCGACGCCGAATGGCGGCGGCTCGTCGAGACCGAGGGCCTGCGCCCCGAGCTCGGGCTGCGCAGCGAGGACTTCGGCCAGCGGCACTTCATCCTGGCCGACCCCAACGGCGTCCTCATCGATGTCATCACCCCCGTCGCGCCCTCACCCGAGTTCGCGGCGCACTACACCGGCTCTTGA
- a CDS encoding phosphotransferase, with product MDEGERGRGAAGEHPLTGGNATAGVVRVGDTVRRPAGFWTPAVHALLGHLHAVGFHAAPRPLGFDAQGREVLSFAPGTVVWPDRFHLVRPRHRVVRLGRLVRDLHDALAEFRPPPGACWQELMPADGAEIVVRNDLAPWNLVASEDGAWALIDWDTAAWGTRLWDLAYAAHGFVPLSADAHWQEPEAEAGARLRVLADAYGLDEEGRRRLVPLLSLRCRAMGDFLARRAQAGVEPWLGLWRSGHGAIWRADADYAEQREPQWLAALLD from the coding sequence ATGGACGAGGGCGAGCGGGGGCGCGGCGCCGCGGGCGAGCACCCCTTGACGGGCGGCAACGCCACCGCGGGTGTGGTGCGCGTGGGCGACACCGTCCGGCGTCCGGCCGGTTTCTGGACTCCGGCCGTGCACGCGCTGCTGGGCCATCTGCACGCCGTCGGATTCCACGCCGCTCCCCGGCCGCTGGGGTTCGACGCCCAGGGGCGCGAAGTCCTCAGCTTCGCGCCCGGCACCGTGGTCTGGCCCGACCGCTTCCACCTCGTGCGGCCCCGCCACCGGGTGGTGCGGCTGGGACGCCTCGTGCGCGACCTGCATGACGCCCTGGCCGAGTTCCGGCCCCCGCCCGGTGCGTGCTGGCAGGAGCTCATGCCCGCCGACGGCGCCGAGATCGTCGTCCGCAACGACCTGGCCCCGTGGAACCTGGTGGCGAGCGAGGACGGCGCGTGGGCCCTGATCGACTGGGACACCGCGGCCTGGGGCACGCGGCTGTGGGATCTGGCCTATGCCGCTCACGGCTTCGTCCCGCTTTCGGCCGATGCCCACTGGCAAGAGCCCGAGGCCGAGGCGGGGGCGCGACTGCGGGTGCTGGCCGACGCCTACGGGCTGGACGAGGAGGGGCGCCGCCGGCTGGTGCCGCTGCTGAGCCTGCGCTGCCGGGCCATGGGCGACTTCCTCGCCCGCCGAGCGCAGGCGGGCGTCGAGCCGTGGCTGGGGCTGTGGCGCAGCGGCCACGGCGCGATCTGGCGGGCCGACGCCGACTACGCCGAGCAGCGCGAGCCGCAGTGGCTGGCGGCGCTGCTGGACTGA
- a CDS encoding VOC family protein produces MALHWKLVIDCADANALARFWARALGYEPEDNSVLIEQLLAGGMITEDLLVEFEGRRVWRDLAAIRHPEDPVDPETGIGLGRRWLFQAVPEPKSVKNRLHVDLHAGPERREAEVARLAEMGAAVLRRVDEPGTVHVVMADPEGNEFCVQ; encoded by the coding sequence GTGGCCCTGCACTGGAAACTCGTCATCGACTGTGCCGACGCCAACGCGCTGGCGCGCTTCTGGGCGCGGGCGCTGGGCTATGAGCCCGAGGACAACAGTGTGCTCATCGAGCAGCTGCTGGCCGGCGGCATGATCACCGAGGACCTGCTGGTGGAGTTCGAGGGCCGCCGCGTCTGGCGCGATCTGGCGGCGATCCGCCACCCCGAGGACCCGGTCGATCCCGAGACGGGGATCGGGCTGGGGCGGCGCTGGCTCTTCCAGGCGGTGCCCGAGCCCAAGAGCGTCAAGAACCGGCTGCATGTGGACCTGCACGCGGGTCCCGAGCGGCGCGAGGCCGAGGTGGCGCGGTTGGCGGAGATGGGTGCGGCGGTGTTGCGGCGCGTGGACGAACCCGGCACCGTCCATGTGGTGATGGCCGACCCCGAGGGCAACGAGTTCTGCGTGCAGTGA
- a CDS encoding methyltransferase, whose product MTLGYVHGYTPRETRRLGDQAQTLSALLHGGSALPAGARVLEVGCGVGAQTPHLLAAAPGVRVTALDVSAESLVRARERLSGHPGRDRVEFVCADLFDLPPAAGLFDHVFVCFVLEHLAEPVLGLEALRALLRPGGTITVVEGDHGSALFHPPSVYAEAVVAALVRLQARDGGNALIGRELQPLLAAAGFTGVDVEPRTVYADRSRPHLVEGFVRNTFIAMVESVRERARAEGIVAPADWERGIADLERTAEDGGTFHYAFFKAAAANPPAPGAVG is encoded by the coding sequence ATGACGCTCGGCTATGTGCACGGTTACACCCCGCGCGAGACCCGCCGGCTCGGCGACCAGGCCCAGACGCTGTCCGCGTTGCTGCACGGCGGTTCGGCTCTGCCCGCCGGCGCGCGGGTGCTGGAGGTCGGGTGCGGCGTCGGCGCGCAGACGCCGCACCTGCTGGCGGCCGCACCCGGCGTCCGCGTCACGGCGTTGGACGTCTCGGCCGAGTCGCTGGTGCGGGCGCGTGAGCGGTTGTCCGGCCATCCCGGCCGCGACCGTGTCGAGTTCGTCTGCGCCGACCTGTTCGACCTGCCGCCGGCCGCGGGCTTGTTCGACCACGTGTTCGTGTGCTTCGTGCTGGAGCACCTGGCCGAGCCGGTGCTGGGGCTGGAGGCGCTGCGCGCCCTGCTGCGCCCCGGCGGCACCATCACCGTGGTCGAGGGCGACCACGGCTCGGCGCTGTTCCACCCCCCGAGCGTCTATGCTGAGGCCGTCGTGGCGGCGCTGGTGCGGTTGCAGGCCCGCGACGGCGGCAACGCGCTGATCGGGCGCGAACTGCAGCCGCTGCTGGCCGCCGCCGGCTTCACCGGTGTCGACGTGGAGCCGCGCACGGTCTATGCCGACCGGAGCCGGCCCCACCTGGTCGAGGGTTTCGTCCGCAACACCTTCATCGCCATGGTCGAGTCGGTGCGCGAGCGGGCCCGGGCCGAGGGGATCGTCGCCCCCGCCGACTGGGAGCGCGGCATCGCCGACCTGGAACGCACCGCCGAGGACGGCGGCACCTTCCACTACGCCTTCTTCAAGGCCGCCGCGGCCAACCCGCCCGCCCCGGGTGCGGTGGGATGA
- a CDS encoding SAM-dependent methyltransferase — MSEDTHAAGPRPTGREYWEDRYRESERIWSGEPNAALVAEVGGVQPGTALDLGCGEGGDAVWLARRGWRVTAVDISEVALQRARDGAARSGVADRVDTRRHDLAESFPQGSFDLVSACFLHSREDMPRERILRTAASRVAPGGLLLVVGHAGHAHWEQEAEQQVALPTPPQVLEALHLPQQEWQVQRAEEREREHASAGGHHADSVVKLRRR; from the coding sequence ATGAGCGAGGACACCCACGCGGCGGGGCCCCGGCCCACCGGGCGGGAGTACTGGGAGGACCGCTACCGCGAAAGCGAGCGCATCTGGAGCGGCGAGCCCAACGCCGCCCTGGTCGCCGAGGTCGGCGGCGTTCAGCCGGGCACCGCCCTGGACCTGGGCTGCGGCGAGGGCGGCGACGCGGTGTGGCTGGCCCGGCGGGGCTGGCGGGTGACCGCCGTCGACATCTCCGAGGTCGCCCTGCAGCGCGCCCGCGACGGCGCGGCGCGCTCGGGCGTGGCCGACCGCGTCGACACCCGGCGCCACGACCTGGCCGAGTCGTTCCCCCAGGGGAGCTTCGACCTGGTCTCGGCCTGCTTCCTGCACTCTCGCGAGGACATGCCGCGCGAGCGGATCCTGCGCACCGCCGCTTCGCGGGTGGCTCCCGGCGGGCTGCTGCTGGTGGTGGGCCACGCCGGGCACGCCCACTGGGAGCAGGAGGCCGAACAGCAGGTGGCGCTGCCCACACCGCCGCAGGTGCTGGAGGCGCTGCACCTGCCGCAGCAGGAGTGGCAGGTGCAGCGCGCCGAGGAGCGCGAACGCGAGCACGCCTCTGCGGGCGGCCACCACGCCGACAGCGTCGTCAAGCTGCGCCGCCGCTGA